A stretch of DNA from Tsuneonella amylolytica:
CATCAGCGGGGTGTGCAGCGCGGGCGTGACCGACCAGACGACGTAATATCCCACGAAGCAGGCCAGAACGAAGATCGACAGGATCGATATGAAATCCACGGTGCCTCCCCGCGCGCTCTTTCGGGAACGCGTCTGACCGTTCTTCCCACGAAAAAGGGGGCCAGCGCAAGCCGGCCCCCTTCCGTGGTCACGACAATCGCCGGACCATCACATCGACGGCAGAAGGACCCCGTCGACGACATGGATGACACCGTTCGATTGCATGACGTCGGCTTGGTTCACGTGCGCCATGCTGCCGCCCATGCCCATCAGCATGACCGTGCCGTTCATCATGCTGAAGCGCAGCGGCTCGCCCTCGACTGTGGTGTAGGTCGCGGTGCCGTTGCCGGCACGGATGCGCGCGGCGATGTCGGCGGCGGTGATGCGGCCCGGAACGACGTGATAGGTCAGCACCTTCGTCAGCGCGGCCTTGTTGGCGGGCATCATCAGCGAGTTGAGCGTGGCAGCCGGCACCTTGGCGAACGCGGCATCGGTCGGCGCGAACACGGTGAAGGGGCCGGGGCCGTTCAGGGTGTCGACTAGGCCGGCGGCCGTCACCGCCTTCACCAGCGTGGTGTGGATCGGCGAATTGACCGCGTTGGCGACGATCGTCTGGTTCGGGTACATGGCCGCGCCGCCGACGTAGGCGACGTCGGTCCGCGCAGAGGCGGTGGTCGCCATCCCGTCGTCCATCGTGTCCATCGTGGTGCACCCGGCGAGCGCGATCGTGGCCAGGGCCGTCGCGGCAAGTGTCTTGAATTGCATCGAGTTGTTTCCTGTCTGTCCCGTCGCCTCTTCTACGAGACGAACGGGCCAGCGGTTTCACTCGGCCAGCGTCTCCGCTGCGTCGCGCTCGTTCTCCGTTCGGGCGATGTCCCTGCCGACGACATAGCCGCCGTAGAACGCGGCGAGCACGAACCCGACGATCAGACACGCAATGATGAGGGCCCTGGGCGAAACCGCGTTCTTCGACATGTCGTTCATGCGTGCAACCTCGGATGCACGATCGATCCGTCCCGCGTCAGCCGGATCGCATCGCCGATCTCCTCGTCGAGCACCGGCTTGCCCGCATCCTTGTCCCAGAAGGCCGACAGGAAATTGAACAGATTACGGGCGAACAGCGCGCTGGCATCGGCGGCGAGAGTGGCCGGCGTATTGGCATAGCCGACGATCTTCACCCCGTGCCTCTCGATCACCCGATCGGCAACCGATCCTTCGACATTGCCGCCCTGGGCCACCGCCAGATCGTAGATCACGCTGCCCGGCTTCATGCTCGCGATCTGCGCATCGCTGACGAGGCGCGGCGCCGCGCGACCGGGAATGAGAGCGGTGGTGATCACGATGTCCTGCTTGGCGATGTGGCCGGACACCAGCTCGGCCTGCGCCTGCTGGTATTCCTCACTCATCTCGGTGGCATAGCCGCCACTGCCCTCGCCCTCGATCCCGGCGACGGTCTCGACGAAGACCGGCTTCGCCCCCAGGGAGGCGATCTGTTCCTTCGTCGCCGACCGGACGTCGGTTGCCGAGACCTGCGCACCCAGCCGGCGGGCGGTGGCGATCGCCTGCAGTCCGGCGACGCCCACACCCATCACGAAGACCCGCGCGGCCTGTACCGTACCGGCGGCCGTCATCATCATCGGAAAGGCGCGGCCGTAGGTATCGGCGGCGGCAATCACGGCCTTGTACCCGGCAAGGTTGGACTGGCTGGACAGCACGTCCATGCTCTGCGCCCGGGTGATGCGCGGCATCAGTTCCATCGCCAGCGCCTCCAGCCCCGCCTTAGCGTAGGCATCGACCCGGCCCGGGTTGCCGAAGGGATCGAACGTCGCCGCGACCCACGTGCCGGGGTTCGCACCAACCAGCGCGGCGGGATCGGGCGCCTGTACGCCCAGCACGATATCCGCCCCCTTCACCGCCTTGGCCGCGGATGCGACTTCGGCGCCTGCCTCGGCATAGGCGGCATCGGCGATGCTGGCTGCCAGCCCCGCGCCGCTTTCGACAGCGACCGCTGCGCCCAGCGCGATGAACTTCCTCGCCGTTTCCGGCGTCAGCGCGACGCGGGTTTCCCCCGCCGCTGTTTCCCTGAGGACGGCGATCCGCAAGGGGCCGGAGATCAGCTGGCGATAATCAGAACGACGATCGCGGAGATCGCCACGATCAGCGGGACGGTCCACTTGAGCATTCCGATGAAGCTCCCGTAGGTTCCCTTGTGCATCTTCATGTCGTTGCCGGTGGCCATTGTTCGTATCGTCCCAAGGAGGAAAGGTGTGTTCCTTGCATTCCCTATCGCGCCCCGTGCCCGCGCTCAAGCCCGCCGCACCGGGAAATCGAGGGCTTAAGTCCCCCTTTACCGGTGTCCCGTAAGGACACGGTTCGTATCGGGACGGGACACGCGGGACATGACGGACGCAGACAGCAGGCTGCTGATGCTGATCGACGACGAACCGGCGCAGAGCCGGCTCATTTCCGCGCTCGCCGCGCGGGAAGGCTGGCGCACGATGATCGTCGGCGACGGCGAGACCGCGATCGCCACGCTGGGTACGCGCCAGGGCATGCAATTGAGCGCCATCATCCTCGACCAGTGGGTGCCGGGCGACGACGCCTGCGGCCTGATCGAGGAACTGAAGGCCCGCCGGCCCGGCCTGCCGATCCTGATGCTGACCGCCAGCGCCAGCCCGCTCCTCGCGGTCGAGGCGATGCGCGCGGGCGCGACCGACTACCTCATCAAGCCGGTTGCACCCGACCGCCTGATGCAGGCCCTGCGCAGCGCGACAAAGCGCGAGGCGCCGCGCGACGAACTTCAGCCGCTCACCGAGAAGATCGGCCAGGTGCTCGACTTCGACGCGATGATCGGCACCGCGCCCAACTTCCGCGCCGCGCTGGCGAAGGCGGCGAAAAGCGCACGTGGCCACGGAAACGTCCTGATCGAAGGCGAGAGTGGGACCGGCAAGGAAATGCTGATCCGCGCGATGCATGCCGCCAGCCCGCGGGCAAAGGCGCCGTTCCGCCTCATCAACTGCCGCTCGGTCCCGGCCAGCAGCATCGAATCAGTGCTGTTCGGGCACGAGCAGAACGCCTTTCCCGGCGCCTTCGAGAAACAGATCGGCGCGATCCAGCAGTGCGACGGCGGCACGCTGGTCCTCGACGAGGTCGATCGCCTGCCGCTGGACCTGCAGGAACGGCTGGCCGAAGTACTGGCGACCGGCGTCGTGCGCCCCGTCGGTGCGCGGCACGGCTTTCGCATCGACGTGCGCGTTCTGTCGGCGAGCAACCTGCCGCTGACCGACCTCAACAGTGCAGGCTATTTCCACCCGGCGCTTCACGGCCGCCTCGCCGCGACGACGATCACCCTGCCCCCCTTGCGCGAGCGGACCGGCGACATTCAGGCGCTCGCCCGCCATTTCCTCGCTCGCATCGGCGAGCAGCCGGGCCTGCGCAGCCTGACGATCACCGACGGCGGCCTCGCGCTGCTGGCCGCGTTCGACTGGCCCGGCAACGTCCGCCAGCTCCAGGCGGTGCTGTTCCGCGCGGCGGTGTTCTGCGATGGCGACGCACTGACCGCCGACAGTTTCCCCCAGTTGAGCGAAATGCTGGGCGAAACGGTCGAGAACCGCGATCCGCGTCAGGACGGCGTCGGCGTCATGCTTTACGCCGAAGACGGCAACCTGCGCAGCCTGGAGGAGATCGAGGCCGACGTCATCCGCCTTGCCATCGGGCATTATCGCGGGCGCATGACCGAGGTCGCCCGTCGCCTCGGCATCGGGCGCTCGACGCTCTACCGCAAGCTCGGCGATCTGGGCATCGACAACGCGGCCTGAGGCTGCGCGACACACCGTTACCGTATTTCGTGCGCCGACGCGTCGATACAGCCTCCTGCGTCCTATAAATCCGACAGGTTCAAGCTGGAACTCGATTACTTCGCAATTCGGGTGAGCTTTCCTCGCTTCGAATGCCGGCCGCCTTGCGTTCGGTGCACGGCTCAATCGCTGTCAGGGTAATTCCTGTCGCACCATCTTTGTAAACGGTGCTGTTGTTGTTGCAGATTTCTCCCGACATCAAACAACCCCTACCTCCACTTATCGTAACGCATTGCGTATTTCCAACATCGCCGAACCGGCATTTGTTGGAATAACAAATCATGCAGGAAGCAGCATTTACAGAGACGCTTGAAAAGCGAGTACGAAAATCCCCACCTAAAGACATATTTAGAATTTTTTTATCTTTCCTCCACTGCATTGTGGAAATAAACCAAGAGAGCCGTCTTACCACCTTGAATTGGCCCAATTCCCATCGTCATTCTCTTGTCCAGCAATGTCGATACCGCACCTAGATATTGGTTCGCATCCTTGTTCAACTTATAGTCCGGCTGGGTGCTAACGACCCTGATCTCACAGAGCGTGGACTTGCACGAAGCTTGACTTACCTGCAGATCTGCGCCGGAAAATCGCGCCAGCGCACTTGCAATATCGCGCTCTGCCATATCGGCGAAAGCGGGGTCCCTTCGCTCGCGCTCGAATTCTCGGCTCAGGATGGCGGGGTTGGGCATCGAGGGCGGAACCTGCGCCAAGGCAACTCCAGAACGAATTTCATCGAAGAACGGCGCTTCCAGATCGGCATTGCCCGCATACACCGCAGACGATAAAGAAACGAGGCTGAGACAGCACACCTGAAAAGATCGACTTGCCATTTTTATTTCCTTTTCTTTCCTTTACTGAAAAATTTAAAAAAAATATTGATCCGTCAAGCGAGAATTTGCATCCTGTCTTCGCGAACTTGGCGTTGAACCAGCTGTGGAACGGTATCGCTCCCTCCCTCGTTGCGTTGTCAAAAATCTCCGCAATAAGAAAGCTGAAGATGGACATCGTCGACTGCATCCTGGCCGATCACGCGCGCCAGCGCTTCTACTTCGCTGCGCTCGACGAGGCGCGCGAAGATCCCGAAACGCTGGGGAAGGTGTTCACGCGCCTGAAGAATTTCCTCGAGGCCCATGCCGAGGCCGAGGAGCTCTACTTCTACCCCACTTTGCTCAAGAAGGGCGAGGGAGCGGTCGATTCCGACAGCGCGGAAGAGACGACCGACGACGCAATCGACGACCACAACAAGATTTCCGAGGCGGCAGAAGCGGCGATGAAGGAGAAGCCGGGCTCCGACGCTTGGTGGAAATGCGTCGACAAATGCAACTACCACAATTCCGAGCACCTGAGCGAGGAAGAGCGCCAAGGCCTCACCGACTTCCGTCGCCGGGTACCTTTGAAAGAACGGGTCAGGCTCGGGCTGCAATACCTTGCGTTCGAAGCCGAACATTCGGGCGAATTCGAGCGCGAGGAAAAGGACCCCGACACCTACATCGAGGAAAACTCATAGGGCAGTTCGTCCGCGCTGCTTAGTCGGGCAGCGCGGAAAAGTCCGTCAGGGCGGCATCGCGCAGGCCCCGCCAGACGTTGCGGGCCTGCACCGTCTCGGCAACGTCGTGGACGCGCAGCATCTGCACGCCGGCGTCCATGCCCTTCAGGGCCAAAGTCACGCTGCCGCCGAGCCGCTGGTGCGCCGCCGCCTCGCCCGACATGGCGCCGATCATGCGCTTGCGGCTCGCCCCAAGCATCAGCGGCTGGCCGAGAGCGTGGAACAGCGGAAGCGCGTTCATCAGCGCGAGGTTGTCGCCGAGCGACTTGCCGAAACCAATGCCGGGATCGAGCACGACCCTCTCGCGTGCGATGCCTGCCTCGACCGCCCGGTCGCGGGCAGCGGCGAGCCAGTCGAAAACGTCGAACACCACCGCGTCGTAGTCGCCGTCCGCATGCAAGTCGTCGCCGGCGCCGGGCGCGTGCATCAGGATTACCGGGCATCCGCGCCGGGCCACGAGGTCCGCGCTCGTCGGATCGTGGCGTAGCGCCGATACGTCGTTGACCATGTGGGCCCCGGCATCGAGCGCGGCGGCCATCACCCCCGCCCGCCGGGTGTCGACGCTGATCGCCGCGCCCATGCCTGCACAATATTCGACTGCGGGTACGACGCGCTTGATCTCGTCTCCTTCCCACACCGCCGCAGCGCCCGGCCGCGTGCTTTCTCCGCCGATGTCCACCATCGCAGCGCCCACTTCCAGCATGGCCGCCGCCTGTTCACGTCCGGCCTCCGGATCGTCGAGGAATTTGCCGCCGTCGGAAAAGCTGTCGGGCGTGACGTTGAGGATGCCCGCGATCTGCGGCTGGTCGAGCCGGATGGTTCGCTCGCCCAGTTGCAGCGGCGGATGCGCGGTGCGCAGATCGGCCCATTGGCGCTCGGCTTCCGGGCCGAGTGTGTCCGGCAGTGCGGCGAAGGTTTCGGCGGCGCCAGCGGGTGTGAACCGGTGCCGCGCGATCACGCGGCCGCCGCTCCTGACGATCGCGGCGAAGCGGTGGGCATAGACCAGTCCGCCCGCGAGGCGGATGCAGTCGCCGTCCTCGTCCTGCGGGCTCGCCGCGAGGCCAGTGGGCATCAGATAGAGACGATCGGTCAATCCTCGTTCGCCAGCAACCAGTCCTGCCGCGCCGCATCGACGGGGACGACCTTGCCACCTCGTTCGAAGTACCAGAACGACCAGCCGTTGCAGCTCGGCGCACCCTGCAGGTCTTTGCCGAGGCCGTGGATGCTGCCGGTCTGCGCTTCGTGGGCGAGCGATCCATCGGCACGGACGGTGGCCGTCCAGCGCCGCTTCTTGTCGAACACCTGCGTGCCGGGCGGGATCAGCCCGGCCTCAACCAGTGCGCCGAAGGCGACCTTGGGTGCGGAACGCGGGCTCTGCATCGTGGCCAGCGCGCTTTCGTCGAGCGGCAATTCCTTTTCGATACGGCGGGTGGCGACCTCGCGATAGGCGGTCTCGCGCTCGCAGCCGATCCACTGCCGGCCCAGCCGTTTCGCGACCGCGCCGGTGGTGCCGGTGCCGAAGAACGGGTCAAGCACGACGTCGCCCTTCTCGGTCGTCGCCAGCAGCACGCGGTACAGCAGCGCCTCGGGCTTCTGCGTCGGGTGCGCCTTGTGGCCGTTTTCCTTCAGCCGTTCCTGGCCGCCGCAGATCGGGATCGTCCAGTCGCTGCGCATCTGGAGCTCGTCGTTCAGCGTCTTCATCGCGCGGTAGTTGAAGTGATACTTCGCCTTTTCACCCGTGCTCGCCCACAGCAGGGTCTCGTGCGCGTTGGTGAAGCGCGTGCCCTTGAAGTTCGGCATCGGGTTGGTCTTGCGCCAGACGATGTCGTTAAGGATCCAGAAGCCCAGGTCCTGCAGGATCGCGCCGACGCGGTAGATGTTGTGGTAGCTGCCGATGACCCACAGCGCGCCGTCGGGCTTGAGCACCCGCTTTGCCTGCGCGAGCCAGGCACGGGTGAAATCGTCGTAGACACGGAAGCTCGCGAACTGGTCCCAGTGATCGGTCACCGCGTCGACATGGCTGCCATCCGGCCGCGCCAGATCGCCGCCGAGTTGCAAGTTGTACGGCGGGTCGGCGAAGACGAGGTCGACGCTCGCGTCGGGCAGACGCCGCATCGCCTCGACACAGTCGCCCGCCAGGATCCGCCCGAGGGGCAGATCGAGCGCCGCCGGCGCAGCCGTTGCTTTCGCGGTGCGCGCACGCACCTTTGTGGTCTCCAGGACCCCCATTCCCTCACGTCCCCCGATTCACCTTATCCACAGGGTGAGTCCTCGCGGACTCCGCGTCAAGAACGAAGTCTGACCGAAAGTGGTTAATCCCGAGTTGCTTCAGACGGAACAGAAGGTGTCCGTCACAAGATGTTGAGTCCGAACGGAATTGCGGAACTCGACATTGTGGGTGTGTTGCAACGAGGACTCAGAACAACGCCAATTGCGCGACCGGCGCGAAGCTGCGGCGGTGCAGCGGGCTGGGTCCATGAGTGCGGAGCGCGGCGAGGTGTTCGGGCGAGCCGTAGCCCTTGTTTCGCTCCCAGCCATAGTGTGGGTGAGCAGCGGCGGCTTCGCGCATCAGGCGGTCGCGCCATTCCTTCGCGACGACGCTTGCGGCGCCGATCGCCGGCTCCTTCGCATCGCCGCCGACGACGGGCTTGGCGGTCCAGCGCCATTCTTGGCGCCGACCCGCCGGAGTCAGGTTGCCATCGACGAGGACCAGTTCCGGGTCGCGTTCCAGTATCGCCGCCAGTCGCCCGACGGCCAGCGTCATCGCCAGCATCGTTGCGCCGAAGATGTTGAGCCGGTCGATCTCCTCGACCTCGACGACCCCAACCGCCCAGGCACATCGCCGGCGCACGGCCAGATCGACCGAGGCCCGGGTTGCGGCGCAGAGCCTCTTCGAATCGCCGATACCTGCCGGGCGAGGCTTGCAGAGCGCCACCGCAGCGGCGACAACCGGCCCCGCCAGCGGCCCGCGCCCTGCTTCGTCCACTCCGACGACCAGAGGGGCGGACCCAAATCCGGGATGAGGTGTTCCAGATACCATGACCAAGCGACCGATTGCTGCCGCCCTCCTATCCACCGCCTCGCTCGCGCTCGCAAGTTGCGGGACGCAGGTCACCGGGGAAACCCCGACCCAGGCGCAATCGACGCCCGGACCGGCTGAGGAAATTGTCGCGGTAAGCGGTCGAGAGTTCGCGACGAAGAGCTATGGCAGCTTCGACGAGCCTTGGGCCGCCGCGTTTGCGCCCGGTACGCCCGTGCTATTCATCACCGAAAAGCCGGGGACGATGAAGTTTGTCGACACCCGTACGGGACGCATTGGTACCGTGTCGGGCCTGCCGACCGTCGATTACGGCGGCCAAGGCGGCCTCGGCGACGTTGCCTTCCTGCCGTCCGAAAGCGCCGCGACGCCGTCGCGCCGCACGATCTACCTGACTTGGGCCGAAGCGGGCAGCGGCGCCACCCGCGGAGCGGCGCTTGGGCGGGGAACGCTTGTATGCGAGGAAACTGACGCCTGCCGGATCGACGGCCTTAACGTGATCTGGCGACAGGACCCCAAGGTCACCGGTCGCGGCCACTTCAGCCACCGGATTGCCATCGCCCCCGATGGCCGGACCCTCTTCCTCGCGAGCGGGGACCGGCAGAAGATGGAACCCGCGCAGGATCCGAAGGTCAACCTGGGCAAGATCGTCCACCTCAATCTCGACGGGTCGCCTGCGGCCGGCAATACGCTCGCCGCAAGCGGTGCCCGGCCCGAAATCTATTCGATGGGTCATCGCAACATCCTGGGGCTGCAGTTCGACGCGCAGGGCCGCCTGTGGGACCTCGAGCATGGGCCGGCCGGAGGCGATGAACTGAACCTCGTGCGTAACGGTGGCAACTACGGCTGGCCCGTGGTGTCGGACGGCGACCACTACGACGGTCGCCCGATCCCCCGCCACTCGACCACCGACCGCTTCGTGAAGCCGGCTATCAGCTGGAACCCCGTGATCGCGCCGGGCGATTTCACGTTCTATTCGGGCAAGCTGTGGCCGCAATGGAAAGGCAACGCCATCATCGGCGGAATGAAACCCACCGTACTGGTACGCGTCGCGATCGATGGAACCACCGCGCGAGAGGTTGCCCGGTATGGCATGGAGAGGCGTATCCGCGAGGTGGTCGAAGGGCCCGACGGCGCGCTGTGGCTGCTCGAGGACAAGGACGGTGGCCGGCTAATCGAGATGCGCCCCGCGCGATAACGCTCGACTCGGCGCAGTTCCGTCTTCTAGGGGGCCGCGCCCCATGCCAAGCATCGTCCCCCTTTCCGCGGTCGAACCGCAGCTGGTCGAGGACCTGCTCGATGCCGCGTTCGGAACCGACCGGCACGGGCGCACCGCCTATACCATCCGCGCTGCCGCCGAGTGGCTGCCCGCGCTGAGCTTTGCCGCGCTCGACGACGGGGAATACCTCGTCGCCACGATCCAGCTCTGGCCGGTCGCGCTCACCGATCCGCAAGGCCGTGCGCACCCGTTGCTGATGGTGGGGCCGGTGGCCGTGATGCCGGCGCACCAGGGCGAGGGATATGGCAAGGCGCTGATCGAAGCATCGCTCGGCGCGATCGATCCGGCGGCGGCGCTGCCGCAGGTCCTCATCGGCGATGCGCCCTATTACGAGCGCTTCGGCTTCGTCGAGGCGCCGGGCGGATGGCGCTGCCCCGGCCCGTGGGACCCCGCCCGCCTGCTCGTGCGCTGCGACAATCGGGCGGTACTGCCGCCCGGAGGCATGCTGGGTCCGTGGTCCACCACGCAGGCCAACCCCTTGGCGGACTGACGCGCATCTGGCATCGCAACTGCCGTGCCCTACGAACCGCCCCCCGAAATCGCCGGTCTCTCGCTCGCCGAACTGGCACAGGCCGTCGAAGACCGCAGGCTGCCCCCGGTCGAGCAATGGTCCCCCGCCCATGTCGGCGAGAGCCACATGACCGTTCATGCCGACGGAACATGGTCGCACGACGGCTCGCCCGTCACCCGCCCGGCGATGGTTCGCGCGTTCGCCTCGCTGCTGACGCGGGACGAGGACGGAACCTACTGGCTCGTCACCCCGCAGCAGAAGCTGTCCGTGGAGGTGGAGGACGCGGCCTTCGTAGCCACCGACATGACCGCCCGCGACGGCGCGCTCGCCTTCCGGCTTAACACCGACGATATCGTGATCGCAGGGCCGGACCATCCGCTGACCGCTCGGGGTGATGCCGATACGCCGGCGATCTACCTCGCCGTCCGGCGCGGCTGCGAAGCGCGGCTCAACCGGTCGACATACGAGCAGCTGGCGCTGGTGGCGGACGATGGCTGGCAGGTCGAGAGCAGCGGCGAAACGTTCTCGCTCGTGCCGGGATGACCGCGCTTCTCGACCGACTGACCCGCGTGTTCGAGGCGGGCCATGCGCGGGACATCGACCTCCTCACCGACGCGATGGCCCCGCCCGAGGACCTGCGCCCCGCGGCGGTGCTGATCGCGGTGACCGACCGGCCGGAACCCGGCGTCATCGTCACGCACCGCCCCGACACGATGCGCGCGCATCCCGGGCAGGCGGCCTTTCCCGGTGGCAAGATCGATCCCGGCGAAGACGCGGTCGAGGCCGCGCTGCGCGAGGCGTGGGAGGAACTGGCGCTCGATCCGAAACAGGTATCGGTCATCGGCACGTCCGACCCGTTCCGCACCCGTACCGGTTACGACGTGACGCCCGTGCTCGCGGTCGTGCCCCCGGACCTGCCGCTCGTGCCGAACCCCGCCGAAGTACGCGAATGGTTCGAGCCGCCGCTCGCTTACATCCTCGACCCCGCCAACCGCACGCCGCGTACGGTGACGTGGGACGGGGCGGAGCGAACCTATTTCGAGATCGTCTGGCAGGGGCACCGTATCTGGGGTGTGACCGCCGCGATCATCGGCAATCTGTCGCGCCGGCTTGCTCTGGCGGAGCTGTTCGATGGCCGATAGCGTGAAAGCGACCCTGCCCGCCGCGGACTGGACGCAGCGACCGGCTCTGGCCGAACTCGTTGCCGCGCTTGGCCCGGGCAACGCGCGCTGGGTTGGCGGGGCGGTGCGCGACACGCTGCTGGGGTGCGATGCGCACGACATCGACGCCGCCACTCCGCTCACGCCAAAGCAAGTTATCGACCGGCTCGACGCAGTCGGCATTCGCACGATTCCCACCGGAATCGACCACGGCACCGTCACCGCGATCGTCGAGGGCGGAAACGTCGAGATTACCTCGCTGCGCAAGGACGTCAGCACCGACGGGCGCCATGCGAAGGTGGAATTTTCGAGCGACTGGAAGGAAGACGCCAGCCGCCGCGACTTCACCATCAACGCGCTCTATGCCGATCCCGGCACGCTGGAGGTCCACGACTATTTCGGCGGGGTCGCCGATCTTAAGGCCGGCCGCGTGCGCTTCATCGGCGATGCCCGCGCCCGCATCCGCGAGGATTACCTGCGGTTGCTCCGGTATTTCCGCTTCCAGACGCGCTTCGGCGGCGAACTCGATGCCGAGGCGGAAGAAGCCTGCGCCGAACTCGCGCCGGGGCTCAAGGGGCTCAGTCGCGAGCGGGTGGGATGGGAACTACAGAACCTGCTCTCGCTGCCCGACCCGTCGGCCACCGTCGCGCGGATGCGGGACCTGGGGGTACTGCAGGTCGTCCTGCCCGAAAGCGGCCGCCACGAAGCCGATAAGCTCGCCGAACTCGTCGCCGCCGAACGCGTTGCCGACCTAGCCCCCGACGCGATGCGGCGCCTCGCCGCGCTGCTGCCAGCCGTGCCTCCGGTGGCCGAGAGCGTGGCGGCACGCCTTCGCCTGTCGAAGAGTCAGCGCGAACGGCTCGCCTGCGCGGCAGCGCGCGACGTACGCGACGGCGACG
This window harbors:
- a CDS encoding CoA pyrophosphatase, translated to MTALLDRLTRVFEAGHARDIDLLTDAMAPPEDLRPAAVLIAVTDRPEPGVIVTHRPDTMRAHPGQAAFPGGKIDPGEDAVEAALREAWEELALDPKQVSVIGTSDPFRTRTGYDVTPVLAVVPPDLPLVPNPAEVREWFEPPLAYILDPANRTPRTVTWDGAERTYFEIVWQGHRIWGVTAAIIGNLSRRLALAELFDGR
- a CDS encoding CCA tRNA nucleotidyltransferase, with translation MADSVKATLPAADWTQRPALAELVAALGPGNARWVGGAVRDTLLGCDAHDIDAATPLTPKQVIDRLDAVGIRTIPTGIDHGTVTAIVEGGNVEITSLRKDVSTDGRHAKVEFSSDWKEDASRRDFTINALYADPGTLEVHDYFGGVADLKAGRVRFIGDARARIREDYLRLLRYFRFQTRFGGELDAEAEEACAELAPGLKGLSRERVGWELQNLLSLPDPSATVARMRDLGVLQVVLPESGRHEADKLAELVAAERVADLAPDAMRRLAALLPAVPPVAESVAARLRLSKSQRERLACAAARDVRDGDDPRALAYAVGIPCATDRLLLTGGDVGPLRDWDCPSFPMKGGEIVERGVAKGPEVARVLRAVERRWIAEGFPDRVRVEALLDEELGANR